GCGAAGTCGCCGCCAAGATCCGCGGTTTCCGTCCGCCGGAGCCCTACAAGGGCAAGGGTGTGAAGTACGCCGGTGAAGTCATCATTCGCAAGGAAGCCAAGAAGGCGTAAGGCAGGTCCGTCTGCGAGGAGCCCGGCCATCCATGGCCGGACTTTTCAATGTACAAGCCTGTTTTCCTTCAGCTTTCGTAGGATAAATATCATGAGCATCAACAAGAACATCGCCCGCCTGCGTCGCGCCAAGTCGACCCGTGCACACATCCGCGAGCTGGGCGTCGCGCGTCTGTCGGTGCTGCGCACCGGTCAGCACCTGTATGCCCAAGTCTTCACTGCCGACGGTTCCAAGGTGATCGCTGCGGCGAACACCCTGCAGGCCGACGTCAAGGATGGCCTGAAGAACGGCAAGAACAGCGATGCGGCCGTCAAGGTCGGCAAGCTGATCGCCGAGCGTGCCAAGGCTGCGGGCATCGAGAAGGTCGCATTCGATCGCTCGGGCTACCGTTACCACGGCCGCATCAAGGCGCTGGCCGACGCGGCTCGCGAAGGCGGCCTGCAGTTCTAAAGTCTGCTGCAAGGGTGGCGTCATGCCGCCCTTGCGTTCCGCCGGCAGGGTAGAAGCCGGGCCGACCCGTTCTTTTGCAGCGGCATCGGGAACACTGCGTCATTCCACAACCATAAGCGGCTTCGAGCCGTACATACCCAATCAATCAAGGAATCAAGATGGCAGAAGAACGTGCACCGCGGGGTCGTGATCGCGACCGTAACCGCGAAGAGAAAGTCGACGATGGCATGATCGAGAAGCTGGTCGCGGTCAATCGCGTCAGCAAGACGGTCAAGGGCGGTCGCCAGTTCACCTTCACCGCGCTGACCGTGGTCGGCGATGGTCTGGGCAAGGTCGGTTTCGGCTATGGCAAGGCGCGCGAAGTGCCGGTCGCCATCCAGAAGTCGATGGAGCAGGCGCGCAAGAACCTGGCCACTGTGGATCTGAACAACGGCACCTTGTGGCATGCGGTCAAGTCCGGCCACGGCGCCGCACGTGTGTACATGCAGCCGGCTTCCGAAGGTACGGGCGTCATCGCGGGCGGCGCCATGCGCGCCGTGCTCGAAGCGGTTGGCGTGAAGAACGTGCTGGCCAAGGCTGTTGGTTCGCGTAATCCGATCAACCTGGTCCGCGCAACCCTGAAGGGTCTGTCGGAAGTGCAGTCGCCGGCCCGTGTTGCGGCCAAGCGCGGCAAGAAGGTGGAGGAGCTCAACCATGGCTAAGGACACCAACAAGACCGTGAAGGTGCGCCTGGTGCGTGGCCTGCGTGGAACCCAGTCGCGTCACCGCCTGTCGGTGCGTGCGTTGGGCCTGAATAAGCTCAACGATGTGCGTGAACTGAAGGACAGCCCGCAGGTGCGTGGCCTGATCAATACGGTTCACTACCTCGTCAAG
The window above is part of the Xanthomonas campestris pv. badrii genome. Proteins encoded here:
- the rplR gene encoding 50S ribosomal protein L18, with product MSINKNIARLRRAKSTRAHIRELGVARLSVLRTGQHLYAQVFTADGSKVIAAANTLQADVKDGLKNGKNSDAAVKVGKLIAERAKAAGIEKVAFDRSGYRYHGRIKALADAAREGGLQF
- the rpsE gene encoding 30S ribosomal protein S5, yielding MAEERAPRGRDRDRNREEKVDDGMIEKLVAVNRVSKTVKGGRQFTFTALTVVGDGLGKVGFGYGKAREVPVAIQKSMEQARKNLATVDLNNGTLWHAVKSGHGAARVYMQPASEGTGVIAGGAMRAVLEAVGVKNVLAKAVGSRNPINLVRATLKGLSEVQSPARVAAKRGKKVEELNHG
- the rpmD gene encoding 50S ribosomal protein L30, with translation MAKDTNKTVKVRLVRGLRGTQSRHRLSVRALGLNKLNDVRELKDSPQVRGLINTVHYLVKVEE